From a region of the Corallococcus coralloides DSM 2259 genome:
- a CDS encoding serine/threonine-protein kinase: MALQAGDAFGRYELVSWLGQGGMAETWRAQLVGDAGVTKPVLIKKVLPEYANDEAFISMFISEARISATLSHGNVAQVFDFGRVDGGYFLAMEFVDGQPLHRFLKRAMKSGMGALPVPIAVFIAMEMCRGLHYAHTRTDSSGQPLGIVHRDISPDNVLVSYEGQVKIVDFGIAKAQLIRDLKTEPGVVKGKYLFFSPEQARGEEVDARTDIWATGVVLYELLCGKLPLDGPPEAVMMRIARGELPPLSESRPDLPAALQRIVLKALHPEQSQRFESSHAFAEALSGFLYANHPGVSSLSLAHLLRMLFRDDLLSHGRELSVPPTFQQELESWREQEPALPKKPARPRPLLHTGRIPLPESSVEIVEEEAPAALAPSASRKWMLGLSTTGLAVGASCFWLLSSPGAPPEPPGVVRPIERPAAAVQSLSDTARPPTLAATPVLQAAGSAPLTVEPIPEPALSLADYQDRVQARVQQGGLQDAVDLAHQCETRFPREGECQLLLGMLYSRINDSRSSVTHYQRFLEYAPDTHPSRAKVVRILDDAKALSSASGRIVKPETFADMIETGRTAFRDEKYPEAAAAYRNALAMKPDSFDTKLELGLTLIKLKPGTAKDHKQAVKLLEDVTRNNPSLRRAWLGLETAYTLTGNKAKAKKAHDRYMVMSPRNMANPAKAREMLKNLGR; encoded by the coding sequence ATGGCACTGCAAGCGGGGGACGCCTTCGGGCGGTATGAGCTGGTGTCCTGGCTGGGCCAGGGCGGGATGGCGGAGACGTGGCGTGCCCAGCTGGTAGGCGACGCGGGCGTCACCAAGCCTGTCCTCATCAAGAAGGTCCTGCCGGAGTACGCCAACGACGAGGCCTTCATCTCCATGTTCATCAGCGAGGCGCGCATCTCCGCCACGCTGTCCCATGGCAACGTCGCCCAGGTCTTCGACTTCGGCCGGGTGGACGGCGGGTACTTCCTGGCCATGGAGTTCGTGGACGGCCAGCCGCTCCACCGCTTCCTCAAGCGCGCGATGAAGAGCGGCATGGGCGCCCTGCCCGTCCCCATCGCCGTGTTCATCGCCATGGAGATGTGCCGGGGGCTGCACTACGCCCACACGCGCACGGACAGCAGTGGCCAGCCGCTGGGCATCGTCCACCGGGACATCTCCCCGGACAACGTGCTCGTCAGCTACGAAGGCCAGGTCAAGATCGTCGACTTCGGCATCGCCAAGGCGCAGCTCATCCGGGACCTCAAGACCGAACCCGGCGTCGTGAAGGGCAAGTACCTCTTCTTCTCCCCGGAGCAGGCGCGCGGCGAGGAAGTGGATGCGCGCACGGACATCTGGGCCACCGGCGTCGTGCTGTACGAACTGCTCTGCGGGAAGCTGCCCCTGGACGGGCCGCCCGAGGCGGTGATGATGCGCATCGCGCGCGGCGAGCTCCCGCCGCTGAGCGAGTCACGGCCGGACCTGCCAGCAGCACTCCAGCGCATCGTCCTCAAGGCCCTGCACCCAGAGCAGTCCCAGCGCTTCGAATCCAGCCATGCCTTCGCGGAAGCCCTCTCCGGCTTCCTGTACGCGAACCACCCGGGTGTCTCCTCGCTGAGCCTCGCGCACCTGCTGCGGATGCTCTTTCGTGACGACCTGCTCTCGCACGGCCGCGAGCTGTCGGTTCCCCCCACCTTCCAGCAGGAGCTGGAGTCCTGGCGCGAGCAGGAACCGGCGCTCCCGAAGAAGCCCGCGCGTCCCAGGCCACTGCTCCATACCGGCAGGATTCCCCTCCCCGAATCCAGCGTCGAAATCGTGGAGGAGGAAGCCCCGGCCGCGCTCGCCCCTTCGGCATCGCGCAAGTGGATGCTGGGATTGAGCACCACGGGGCTCGCCGTCGGTGCCAGCTGCTTCTGGCTCCTCAGCTCCCCCGGTGCGCCTCCCGAGCCCCCTGGAGTCGTGCGCCCCATCGAGCGTCCGGCCGCCGCTGTTCAATCCCTCTCCGACACGGCACGGCCTCCCACGCTGGCGGCCACACCGGTCCTCCAGGCGGCAGGCAGCGCGCCCCTCACGGTGGAGCCGATTCCGGAACCCGCCCTGTCGCTGGCTGACTATCAGGACCGCGTCCAGGCGCGGGTGCAGCAGGGAGGGCTCCAGGACGCGGTGGACCTGGCGCATCAGTGCGAGACGCGCTTCCCCCGGGAAGGGGAATGCCAGCTCCTGCTCGGGATGCTGTACTCGCGAATCAATGACAGCCGCAGCAGCGTGACGCACTATCAACGATTCCTGGAGTACGCCCCCGACACGCACCCCAGCCGCGCCAAGGTCGTGCGGATCCTGGATGACGCGAAGGCCCTCTCCTCGGCTTCGGGCCGCATCGTGAAGCCGGAGACCTTCGCCGACATGATCGAAACCGGCCGCACGGCGTTCCGCGACGAGAAGTACCCGGAGGCCGCCGCCGCCTACCGGAACGCGCTGGCCATGAAGCCGGACTCGTTCGACACCAAGCTCGAGCTGGGCCTGACGCTCATCAAGCTCAAGCCGGGCACCGCCAAGGACCACAAGCAGGCCGTGAAGCTCCTGGAGGACGTCACCCGGAACAATCCCAGCCTCCGGCGAGCCTGGCTGGGATTGGAGACCGCCTACACCCTGACCGGCAACAAGGCCAAGGCCAAGAAGGCCCACGACCGGTACATGGTGATGTCCCCCAGGAACATGGCGAACCCGGCCAAGGCGCGGGAGATGCTCAAGAACCTCGGCCGCTAG
- a CDS encoding serine/threonine protein kinase, protein MDLQAGDVFGRYELVSWLGRGGMAETWHAQLVGDAGVTKPVLIKKVLPEYANDEAFISMFISEARISATLSHGNVAQVFDFGRVEGEYFLAMEFVDGQPLHRVLKRALRSDLGRMPIPIAVFIAMEMCRGLHYAHTRTDGSGRPLGIVHRDISPDNVLLGYEGQVKIVDFGIAKAQLIRGISTEPGVVKGKFHFFSPEQARGEGVDARTDVWSTGVVLYELLCGKLPVEGPPAVVLSRVGNGEIPSPATLRPDLPKELNDIVMKALTPDRQRRFDSSHAFGDALTAFLYANFPRFSSMSLAHLLRVLFKEDLAQLGREPSVPGSFLEDLKAWSKPAAPARPVTPPAPPPVLQRQPRPVRPSNPTATAMPAPRVPAPAPAPPKPLRTGLGVGALLAVAAGLVFLWRHQTATQPVEEPPPQPMATLEPPSEPAPTPVAEVAPPPAAPSNEIMELRQQIQALVDEKNYDVALVKAQLCIKLDPTFPDCERYLGFLYAELGDATLSEEHYKAYVKLAAEGDPARARVMEGLGKSGDAG, encoded by the coding sequence ATGGATCTCCAGGCGGGCGACGTCTTCGGAAGGTATGAGCTGGTGTCCTGGCTGGGCCGGGGCGGCATGGCCGAGACGTGGCACGCGCAGCTGGTGGGCGACGCGGGTGTCACCAAGCCCGTGCTCATCAAGAAGGTGCTTCCCGAATACGCCAACGACGAAGCCTTCATCTCCATGTTCATCAGCGAGGCGCGCATCTCCGCCACGCTGTCCCATGGGAATGTCGCCCAGGTCTTCGACTTCGGCCGCGTGGAGGGCGAGTACTTCCTGGCCATGGAGTTCGTGGATGGCCAGCCGCTGCACCGCGTGCTCAAGCGCGCGCTGAGGAGCGACCTGGGCAGGATGCCCATTCCCATCGCCGTCTTCATCGCGATGGAGATGTGCCGGGGGCTGCACTACGCGCACACCCGCACGGATGGCAGTGGCAGGCCGCTGGGCATCGTCCACCGCGACATCTCTCCAGACAACGTGCTGCTGGGGTACGAGGGCCAGGTCAAGATCGTCGACTTTGGCATCGCGAAGGCACAGCTCATCCGCGGCATCAGCACGGAGCCCGGCGTGGTGAAGGGCAAATTCCACTTCTTCTCTCCGGAGCAGGCGCGAGGAGAGGGAGTGGATGCGCGCACGGACGTCTGGTCCACGGGTGTGGTGCTCTATGAACTGCTCTGCGGGAAGCTGCCGGTGGAGGGCCCGCCGGCCGTGGTGCTGAGTCGCGTTGGGAACGGTGAGATTCCCTCGCCGGCCACGCTCCGGCCGGACCTGCCGAAGGAATTGAATGACATCGTGATGAAGGCGCTGACCCCGGACCGCCAGCGGCGCTTCGACTCCAGCCACGCCTTCGGGGATGCGCTGACAGCGTTCCTGTATGCGAACTTCCCGCGCTTCTCCTCCATGAGCCTCGCGCACCTGTTGCGAGTGCTGTTCAAGGAGGACCTGGCGCAGCTGGGCCGCGAGCCGTCCGTCCCGGGCTCGTTCCTGGAGGACCTGAAGGCCTGGAGCAAGCCGGCCGCGCCAGCGAGGCCCGTGACCCCGCCCGCCCCGCCCCCGGTGCTCCAGCGGCAGCCCCGGCCCGTCCGGCCGAGCAATCCGACGGCCACGGCAATGCCAGCGCCGCGGGTCCCCGCGCCGGCTCCTGCCCCCCCGAAGCCGCTGCGCACCGGGTTGGGAGTGGGAGCGCTCCTTGCCGTGGCCGCGGGCCTGGTGTTCCTGTGGAGGCACCAGACGGCCACGCAGCCCGTGGAGGAGCCTCCTCCCCAGCCCATGGCGACCCTGGAGCCACCGTCTGAGCCAGCGCCCACACCGGTCGCCGAAGTGGCGCCACCGCCCGCGGCGCCCTCCAACGAGATCATGGAACTGCGGCAGCAGATCCAGGCACTGGTCGACGAGAAGAACTACGACGTGGCGCTCGTGAAGGCCCAGCTTTGCATCAAGCTCGATCCCACCTTCCCGGATTGCGAGCGGTACCTGGGCTTTCTCTACGCGGAGCTCGGCGACGCCACGCTGAGCGAGGAGCACTACAAGGCCTACGTGAAGCTCGCCGCCGAGGGTGACCCCGCTCGGGCACGCGTCATGGAGGGGCTCGGGAAGAGCGGCGACGCGGGTTGA
- a CDS encoding serine/threonine-protein kinase, which yields MALQAGDIFGRYELVSWLGRGGMAETWRAQLVGDAGVTKPVLIKKVLPEYANDEAFISMFISEARISATLSHGNVAQVFDFGRVDGEYFLAMEFVDGQPLHRVLKRALKSDLGALPIPVAVFIAMEMCRGLHYAHTRMDNSGRPLGIVHRDISPDNVLLGYEGQVKIVDFGIAKAQLIRGFKTAPGVVKGKYLFFSPEQARGEDVDARTDVWATGVVLYELLCGKLPVEGPPHVVMMRVGRGEIPAPSVLRPDLPKELNDIVMKALTPDREQRFESSHAFGDALAGFLYSNFPRFSSMTIAHLLRVLFRGDLAQEGREMSVPGSFLEELKSWRQQTAPEEPVTPRPSTERQTRRVRPVSPHVTETTQPRSIVASSGTSRPLLYGLSAGGLLVVGASLWLLLDAHSPSTAGGAPPPTPIRAPITVEASSLPATAESPPAPRVELAQALPPPVEDAQLHAPDVPAPETREPPRISAKEAADVKKMKVGVARAIRLKQHPDAVYLSNHCVEMYPTNADCHALVQLVGEKLFNDPPRPKTDSPTRLTTEADIQRAMTSAASIANSITDIMAHVHMLSRAGHSDKGLEVAQNCAAKAPKLPECQLMLGVLYVKIGDFRKSTEAYERFLTLAPPDHPRRARVVEILNQASRQ from the coding sequence ATGGCACTCCAAGCGGGCGACATCTTCGGGCGGTATGAGCTGGTGTCCTGGCTGGGCCGGGGCGGCATGGCCGAGACGTGGCGCGCCCAGTTGGTCGGCGACGCGGGCGTCACCAAGCCCGTGCTCATCAAGAAGGTGCTTCCCGAGTACGCCAACGATGAAGCCTTCATCTCCATGTTCATCAGCGAGGCGCGCATCTCCGCCACGCTGTCCCATGGCAACGTGGCGCAGGTCTTCGACTTCGGCCGGGTGGATGGGGAGTACTTCCTGGCCATGGAGTTCGTGGATGGCCAACCACTGCACCGAGTCCTCAAGCGCGCGCTGAAGAGTGACCTGGGTGCCCTGCCGATTCCTGTCGCCGTGTTCATTGCGATGGAGATGTGCCGGGGCCTGCACTACGCGCACACCCGCATGGACAACAGCGGACGGCCGCTAGGCATCGTTCACCGGGACATCTCTCCGGACAACGTGCTGCTGGGGTACGAAGGCCAGGTCAAGATCGTCGACTTTGGCATCGCGAAGGCACAGCTCATCCGGGGCTTCAAGACGGCACCCGGCGTCGTGAAGGGCAAGTACCTCTTCTTCTCCCCGGAACAGGCGCGCGGAGAGGACGTGGACGCGCGCACGGACGTCTGGGCCACGGGGGTCGTGCTGTATGAGCTGCTCTGCGGAAAGCTTCCGGTGGAGGGGCCACCGCACGTGGTGATGATGCGCGTGGGGCGGGGAGAGATTCCCGCGCCGAGCGTGCTCCGGCCGGACCTGCCGAAGGAATTGAATGACATCGTGATGAAGGCGCTGACCCCGGACCGGGAGCAGCGCTTCGAATCCAGTCACGCCTTCGGGGATGCACTGGCGGGCTTCCTGTACTCGAACTTCCCGCGCTTCTCCTCCATGACCATCGCGCACCTGCTGCGGGTGCTCTTCCGGGGGGACCTGGCGCAGGAGGGCCGGGAGATGTCCGTGCCGGGCTCCTTCCTGGAGGAGTTGAAGTCCTGGCGCCAGCAGACCGCGCCAGAGGAGCCGGTGACGCCGCGGCCCTCGACCGAGCGACAGACCCGGCGCGTCCGGCCGGTCAGCCCGCACGTCACGGAGACGACCCAGCCCCGGTCCATCGTGGCGTCCTCTGGAACCTCACGCCCGCTGCTCTATGGGTTGAGCGCGGGAGGACTGCTCGTCGTGGGCGCGAGCCTGTGGCTGCTCTTGGATGCGCATTCGCCATCGACAGCCGGTGGCGCTCCACCGCCCACGCCGATCCGCGCTCCCATCACCGTCGAGGCGTCCTCGCTACCAGCCACCGCCGAGAGTCCACCGGCCCCACGAGTCGAGCTGGCCCAGGCGCTTCCGCCGCCCGTGGAAGACGCCCAACTCCACGCGCCAGACGTCCCCGCTCCTGAAACGAGGGAGCCTCCACGCATCTCCGCGAAGGAGGCCGCCGACGTCAAGAAGATGAAGGTGGGTGTCGCGCGGGCCATCCGGCTCAAGCAGCATCCAGACGCGGTCTACCTGAGCAATCACTGCGTGGAGATGTATCCCACCAACGCGGACTGCCATGCCCTGGTGCAACTGGTCGGCGAAAAGCTCTTCAACGACCCTCCACGGCCAAAGACCGACAGCCCCACCAGACTCACGACCGAGGCGGATATCCAACGGGCCATGACATCGGCGGCGAGCATCGCGAACTCGATCACCGACATCATGGCCCACGTCCACATGCTCAGCCGAGCAGGCCATTCCGACAAGGGTCTTGAAGTCGCTCAGAACTGCGCTGCCAAGGCACCCAAGCTCCCGGAGTGCCAGCTCATGCTGGGTGTGCTCTATGTCAAGATTGGGGACTTCCGTAAGAGCACGGAGGCCTACGAGCGATTCCTGACGCTCGCCCCTCCAGACCATCCAAGGCGGGCGCGCGTCGTTGAAATCCTGAACCAGGCCTCCCGGCAGTAG
- a CDS encoding serine/threonine protein kinase — protein MELQAGDTFGRYELVSWLGRGGMAETWRAQLVGAAGVTKSVLIKKVLPEYADDEAFISMFISEARISATLSHGNVAQVFDFGQVEDEYFLAMEFVDGKPLDKVLKRARKAGLGALPIPVAVFIAMEMCRGLHYAHSRTDGSGKPLGIVHRDISPDNVLVSYEGQVKIVDFGIAKAQLLRGFKTEPGVVKGKYLFFSPEQARGEEVDARTDVWATGVVLYELLCAKLPVEGPPQTVMMKIADGRIPAPTTLRPDLPEELNALVMQALAPERKRRFESSHAFGDALAEFLHAHYPRFSSLSLANLLRVLFRADLTHEGRELSVPASFHDEARKWGEPALAKLLDAPPPEQVQTRRLVRAVAKPPPTETTQPDEPTVPTGPSRKGLYGASAAGGLAVAGACLWFFMGSRSPEPVARPTPVPQAVAVEAPAPKADPEPPARKVEAEPPAPSPVQEPEGETELQADELIAPEPTRPAPPIRKPSRPVRAPQHAVAEEPKPVPVAEQPPAPTVVAASAVQEPPPVVPESAPAPKKGVLGLLDSKRQEVQQKVSSLVKTKQQEIQQKVSGLIQSKDYDAALEAANDCAANNPDMPECHLMLGAVHAKLNHPRESTQHYETFLKLAPADHPRRAKVVELLGKE, from the coding sequence ATGGAACTGCAAGCCGGAGATACCTTCGGACGGTATGAGTTGGTGTCCTGGCTGGGCCGGGGCGGCATGGCGGAGACGTGGCGCGCCCAGCTGGTGGGCGCCGCGGGCGTCACCAAGTCCGTGCTGATCAAGAAGGTCCTTCCGGAGTACGCGGACGACGAGGCCTTCATCTCCATGTTCATCAGCGAGGCGCGCATCTCCGCCACGCTGTCCCATGGCAACGTGGCGCAGGTCTTCGACTTCGGGCAGGTGGAGGACGAGTACTTCCTGGCCATGGAGTTCGTCGACGGCAAGCCGCTCGACAAGGTGCTCAAGCGCGCGAGGAAGGCAGGCCTGGGGGCGCTGCCCATTCCCGTCGCCGTGTTCATCGCGATGGAGATGTGCCGGGGGCTGCACTACGCGCACTCGCGCACGGATGGCAGCGGGAAGCCGCTGGGCATCGTCCACCGCGACATCTCTCCGGACAACGTGCTCGTCAGCTACGAGGGCCAGGTCAAGATCGTCGACTTCGGCATCGCCAAGGCGCAGCTGCTGCGCGGCTTCAAGACGGAGCCCGGCGTGGTGAAGGGCAAGTACCTCTTCTTCTCCCCGGAGCAGGCACGCGGGGAGGAAGTGGATGCGCGCACGGACGTCTGGGCCACGGGGGTCGTGCTGTATGAATTGCTGTGCGCGAAGCTCCCGGTGGAGGGGCCGCCCCAGACGGTGATGATGAAGATCGCCGATGGGCGCATCCCCGCGCCCACGACGCTCCGGCCGGACTTGCCCGAGGAGCTGAATGCGCTGGTGATGCAGGCGCTGGCTCCGGAGCGGAAGCGGCGCTTTGAATCCAGCCATGCCTTCGGGGATGCGCTGGCGGAGTTCCTCCATGCCCATTACCCGCGCTTCTCCTCACTGAGCCTCGCGAACCTGCTGCGCGTGCTGTTCCGTGCGGACCTGACGCACGAGGGCCGCGAGCTGTCCGTGCCCGCGTCCTTCCATGACGAGGCGAGGAAGTGGGGCGAGCCCGCGCTGGCGAAGCTCCTGGATGCGCCACCGCCGGAGCAGGTCCAGACCCGGCGGCTCGTGCGCGCCGTCGCGAAGCCTCCGCCCACGGAGACGACGCAGCCGGATGAGCCCACGGTTCCGACAGGTCCCTCGCGCAAGGGGCTCTACGGCGCGAGCGCGGCGGGAGGCCTGGCCGTGGCAGGAGCCTGTCTCTGGTTCTTCATGGGCTCCCGTTCGCCCGAGCCCGTCGCGCGGCCCACGCCGGTGCCCCAGGCCGTGGCGGTCGAAGCCCCTGCCCCGAAGGCCGACCCCGAGCCGCCCGCCAGGAAGGTCGAAGCCGAGCCGCCGGCCCCGAGTCCGGTGCAGGAGCCGGAGGGCGAGACCGAGCTTCAGGCCGACGAGCTCATCGCGCCAGAGCCCACGCGGCCCGCGCCCCCCATCCGGAAGCCGTCCCGGCCCGTCCGCGCGCCCCAACACGCCGTGGCCGAGGAGCCCAAGCCCGTGCCGGTCGCCGAGCAGCCCCCGGCGCCCACCGTCGTCGCGGCCAGCGCCGTCCAGGAGCCGCCACCCGTCGTCCCGGAGAGCGCGCCCGCGCCCAAGAAGGGCGTCCTTGGACTGCTCGACTCCAAGCGGCAGGAGGTGCAGCAGAAGGTCTCCTCGCTCGTGAAGACGAAGCAGCAGGAGATCCAGCAGAAGGTCTCCGGGCTGATCCAGAGCAAGGACTACGACGCGGCCCTGGAAGCGGCCAATGACTGCGCGGCGAACAACCCTGACATGCCGGAATGCCATCTCATGCTCGGGGCCGTCCACGCGAAGCTCAACCATCCCCGGGAAAGCACGCAGCACTACGAGACCTTCCTGAAGCTCGCACCCGCGGACCACCCGCGCCGGGCGAAAGTCGTCGAGCTGCTCGGGAAGGAGTGA